The genomic region TCCGGGCCCGCCAGGCCGCCGTCAACGCGGGAACCACGGCGACAGCGCGAACTCCGCGATGAGGAACACCACGAACAGCCCGCACAGCACGTACGCCGCGAGCACCAGGATCGACCGGTCGGTCCGCGCGAAGAACGCCACGAGACCGGTGATCGTCGCGGCGAGCGCACTCAGCATCGCCGCGAGCATCGGCAGCGCCACGACGGGCCGGGCCAGGATGTCGCCCCAGATGGTGTCTGCGGCCGGCCCCTCCGCCAGAGTCGCGGTGAACGCCCCGACGGCCAGCAGCACGGGAACGGCGACGCCGAGCCCGACGGACCAGCCGCCGATCGGCGTCCGGGGGACGATCGTCCAGGAGCGCATGTCCGACCCCCTTTCGTCGGCGCCGACGGGGTGGCCGGCGTCACCTTCACGGTAGGCGCTGCCTCGGCGCCGGCATCAGTGCCGAACGGCCCGCGACGTGAACGGGGACGATCCCGACGACGCCTGGATCAGGGGCTGCTCGACGCCTCAGGGCCCGGCGGGCACGCGATCAGCGTGTTCCGCCCGGTGAAGCATGCGATCTTCCAGCCGTCGAGGCTCCGGAACACCGATTCCTTCGGCACATGCAGGTTGCAGGTGGCGGGGTCCCACGCGGCCCGGCACCCCGCGTCGGTCCGTTCGAACAGCTGATCCCGGATCTTCTTCCCGACGTCGAAATGGAAGATGTCCTTGTGGACGAGGCTCCAGCCTCCGCGGGTGTCCCAGTACATCCTGCTGTCGGACCACGCGCCCACCTCCCACATGTGCGGGGTCAGCAGCTGCCACACCCACACGGAGTACTGTCTGAGCGCCGCGGCGAGCGCGGTCCCGTCGGCGGGCGTGGGCTCCCACACGGCCGAGTCGACCAGCTCTGCGACGGCGCGAAGGAGGCCGAGGTCCGTGACCGCCGCCCGCTTGGCCGCCTGGACACCGTCGAGCGCGTCCTGGAACGCCTGCTCGAGCAGCCCGTCGACGTCCAGGTATGCCTTCTCGAACGAGTTGAGCTCTGCGGTCGTGGCGAACGCCACCCCCGCCGAGATCAGCGAGGCGATCGCCGCGCCCATGCCGTTGCCCTGCGGGCCCAGGGTCGAGGCGAGCGCGTGGATCATGCCGCCGAACGCGTCGAACACCGACCCCTCGAGCTTGGTCGAGCGGTTCTTGTCGTACGACAGAAGCTCGCGCGTCGGGTCCATCGACCGGCCCTCGTAGAGCGTGTGGACGTTCGCGCCGACGGTGGCGTACCAGCCGGCGACCTGCTTCACCGCCTCGACTTCGTCGATGAGCTCGCTCGTCACGGCCGTGAACGGCGCAGTCGGCATCCCCGGCGGCGGCGTCATCGCGGCGATGGCGGACTTCCAGCTGTCGAGCTGGGTGCTGTCTGCCGTGGGATAGAGGGCGCGCAGGTCGAAGTCCGGGTTCAGACTCCCGCCCAGCGTCGTGTTCACGTAGTCGTAGGCGTTGTGGTAAGCCCCCGCACTGGGCTGATCCCAGTCCGCGAAGACCGCGGTCGGCGAGACCCACGTACGGGCCTGCGGATCCCACCGATACGTCTGCACTCCGGTGGGCCCGCGCCCCAGCAGCTCTGCACGCGGCTCGGTGAGCTTCCCCGACTTCTGCAGCGGCGTGAAGCCGTCGATATTCGCCGTCTGGATGCTGGGGTACGCCAGCGCGCGGCTCCAGCCGAGGTCGTCGGCGAACGGGCCGGCATCCGCCCACGGCTGCCACTTCTGCCCCGAGTTCGTCAGTGCCCAGACGTGCATGCCGTGGACGCCCCGTCCCAGGATCTCGGCCTGACCGTCGCCGTCGATGTCGGCTGCCCGGATGGTCGCGTAGTAGGCGGCGCTGCTCGCCCAGTGATCCGGGTCGGTGTCGCCGAAGTCGCCGGTCAGTGCGCGCAGGGGCTCCCACCCCGACGGCGCGTCGGTGCCGTAGGCCACGATCCCGTGCTTGTCGCGCCCGAACACCTCCGCCCGGCCGTCGCCGTCCAGATCGGCGGTCTGGATCGTCTCGTACGACGACGGCAGATCCCACGGGTCGGCATCGATGAACTGCGCGAGCGAGGGCTCCTGCGGCCAACTGCTCCCGTCCGCGGCGAGCCCGTAGACGACCACGCCCGTCTTCGAGCGGCACAGGATCTCGTCCCGGCCGTCGCCGTCGACATCGGCCGTCTGGAACGTCGAGGAGTACGGGATCGGCTTGAACCCGTTGTCGTCCGACAGCGCGCGGAGGAGCGTCAGCGGCACCCACGTCTCCGTCGCGGCGTAGAAGTCCCACGCCTCGACACCATCGCGTCCGCGGCCGAGGACCTCGGCGTCCCCATCGCCGTCGAGATCCGCGGTCTCGATCGTCGTGAAGTACCGTGCCTCGTCCCAGAACGCCCCGGTGAAGGCCGCCGGAGCGCCCTCCTTCGCCCAGGCGTTCCTGGACGTGTCGAGGCTCCACACCTCGAACCCCTTCGGGCCCCGACTGAGCGCCTCGGCCCGTCCGTCGCCGTCGACATCGGCGATGCGGATCGTGGCGTAGTACTGCTCGGCCTCCCAGCCGTCGGCGTCCGAGAACGGCCATGGCCCCGGTCCGGCTGGGATGGGAAGCCATTGCCCCAGGTCGCCGTCGAAGCTGTTCGCCTCGAGTCCGTACGGACCTCGGCCCGCGAGGTCTGCGAGACCGTCCCCGTCGAGGTCGCCGGTGTGGATCGTGGTCCCGTACTCGGGTGCGCCCCACTGCGTATCGGACCACGCCGGCAGCGCGAGCCCCGGTGTCGCGAAGGCGGCCTCGGCGCCCGCCGCCGCGACGC from Microbacter sp. GSS18 harbors:
- a CDS encoding VCBS repeat-containing protein, producing MTRLRVRASAAAIASAGLIVSMTVAAPSAALAAPSPAAAVTPPAPARVAAAGAEAAFATPGLALPAWSDTQWGAPEYGTTIHTGDLDGDGLADLAGRGPYGLEANSFDGDLGQWLPIPAGPGPWPFSDADGWEAEQYYATIRIADVDGDGRAEALSRGPKGFEVWSLDTSRNAWAKEGAPAAFTGAFWDEARYFTTIETADLDGDGDAEVLGRGRDGVEAWDFYAATETWVPLTLLRALSDDNGFKPIPYSSTFQTADVDGDGRDEILCRSKTGVVVYGLAADGSSWPQEPSLAQFIDADPWDLPSSYETIQTADLDGDGRAEVFGRDKHGIVAYGTDAPSGWEPLRALTGDFGDTDPDHWASSAAYYATIRAADIDGDGQAEILGRGVHGMHVWALTNSGQKWQPWADAGPFADDLGWSRALAYPSIQTANIDGFTPLQKSGKLTEPRAELLGRGPTGVQTYRWDPQARTWVSPTAVFADWDQPSAGAYHNAYDYVNTTLGGSLNPDFDLRALYPTADSTQLDSWKSAIAAMTPPPGMPTAPFTAVTSELIDEVEAVKQVAGWYATVGANVHTLYEGRSMDPTRELLSYDKNRSTKLEGSVFDAFGGMIHALASTLGPQGNGMGAAIASLISAGVAFATTAELNSFEKAYLDVDGLLEQAFQDALDGVQAAKRAAVTDLGLLRAVAELVDSAVWEPTPADGTALAAALRQYSVWVWQLLTPHMWEVGAWSDSRMYWDTRGGWSLVHKDIFHFDVGKKIRDQLFERTDAGCRAAWDPATCNLHVPKESVFRSLDGWKIACFTGRNTLIACPPGPEASSSP